A single region of the Enterobacter cloacae complex sp. R_G8 genome encodes:
- the ligA gene encoding NAD-dependent DNA ligase LigA, translating into MDSIEQQITELRTTLRHHEYLYHVMDAPEVPDAEYDRLMRELRDLEAQHPELITPDSPTQRVGAEPLGAFSQVRHEVPMLSLDNVFDEESFLAFNKRVQDRLKSSDALTWCCELKLDGLAVSILYENGVLVRAATRGDGTTGEDITTNVRTIRAIPLKLHGDNIPARLEVRGEVFLPQAGFEKINEEARRTGGKVFANPRNAAAGSLRQLDPRITAKRPLTFFCYGVGILEGGALPDTHLGRLLQFKAWGLPVSNRVQLCDSPEAVLAFYHKVEEDRPTLGFDIDGVVIKVNSLALQEQLGFVARAPRWAVAFKFPAQEQMTFVRDVEFQVGRTGAITPVARLEPVHVAGVLVSNATLHNADEIERLGLRIGDKVVIRRAGDVIPQVVNVVQSERPDDTRAIEFPTHCPVCGSDVERVEGEAVARCTGGLICGAQRKESLKHFVSRRAMDVDGMGDKIIDQLVEKEYVHTPADLFKLTAGKLTGLDRMGPKSAQNVVNALEAAKETTFARFLYALGIREVGEATAAGLAAYFGTLDALEKASIEELQKVPDVGIVVATHVFNFFAEESNRDVIGKLLEQGIKWPAPVVVNAEEIDSPFAGKTVVLTGSLSQLSRDDAKARLVALGAKVAGSVSKKTDLVIAGEAAGSKLAKAQELGIEVIDEAEMLRLLGE; encoded by the coding sequence ATGGACTCAATCGAACAACAAATCACTGAACTGCGAACCACGCTTCGCCATCATGAATATCTTTATCATGTTATGGACGCACCGGAAGTGCCGGATGCGGAGTACGATCGCCTGATGCGTGAACTGCGCGATTTAGAGGCGCAACACCCGGAGTTGATCACTCCAGACTCGCCAACCCAGCGTGTCGGCGCTGAACCGCTAGGTGCGTTCAGCCAGGTACGTCATGAAGTGCCGATGCTCTCTCTGGATAACGTCTTCGATGAAGAGAGCTTCCTCGCCTTTAACAAGCGTGTGCAGGATCGGCTCAAAAGCAGCGACGCCCTGACATGGTGCTGTGAGCTGAAGCTGGATGGCCTGGCCGTCAGTATCCTCTACGAGAACGGCGTGCTGGTCCGTGCCGCAACGCGTGGGGATGGCACTACCGGCGAAGACATTACCACCAACGTGCGTACTATCCGTGCGATCCCGCTGAAGCTGCATGGCGACAATATTCCAGCTCGTCTGGAAGTCCGCGGTGAAGTGTTCCTCCCGCAGGCGGGCTTCGAAAAAATTAACGAAGAGGCACGTCGCACCGGTGGGAAGGTGTTTGCTAACCCGCGCAATGCGGCGGCAGGCTCTTTGCGCCAGCTGGACCCGCGTATTACCGCGAAGCGACCACTTACTTTCTTCTGCTATGGCGTCGGTATTCTGGAGGGAGGGGCGCTGCCGGATACCCACCTCGGACGTTTACTGCAGTTTAAAGCGTGGGGCTTGCCGGTCAGCAATCGCGTGCAGCTTTGCGACTCACCGGAGGCGGTGCTTGCGTTCTATCACAAGGTTGAAGAAGACCGTCCGACCCTCGGTTTTGATATCGATGGTGTGGTTATCAAGGTGAACTCGCTTGCGCTGCAGGAACAGCTAGGCTTTGTGGCACGAGCACCGCGCTGGGCTGTGGCGTTTAAGTTCCCGGCCCAGGAGCAGATGACCTTTGTCCGCGATGTGGAGTTCCAGGTGGGCCGTACGGGAGCCATCACGCCGGTTGCGCGTCTGGAGCCGGTGCATGTGGCCGGTGTGCTGGTGAGCAATGCAACCCTGCACAACGCGGATGAAATTGAGCGTCTTGGCCTGCGTATTGGTGACAAAGTGGTGATCCGCCGGGCGGGGGATGTGATCCCGCAGGTTGTCAACGTGGTTCAGTCTGAACGCCCTGACGATACGCGCGCCATTGAGTTCCCGACGCATTGCCCGGTGTGTGGCTCAGACGTAGAGCGTGTGGAAGGTGAAGCGGTGGCCCGTTGCACTGGGGGATTAATCTGTGGCGCGCAGCGTAAAGAGTCACTCAAGCACTTCGTCTCCCGACGGGCGATGGACGTTGACGGCATGGGCGACAAAATTATCGATCAGCTGGTTGAGAAAGAGTACGTCCACACGCCTGCGGATCTCTTTAAACTGACGGCAGGTAAGCTGACCGGCCTTGACCGCATGGGACCGAAGTCGGCTCAGAACGTGGTGAATGCGCTGGAAGCCGCCAAAGAGACCACGTTTGCCCGTTTCCTCTATGCGCTTGGTATTCGTGAGGTCGGTGAAGCCACCGCTGCAGGTCTGGCGGCGTACTTTGGTACGCTGGACGCGCTGGAGAAAGCGAGCATTGAGGAGCTGCAAAAAGTGCCGGATGTTGGCATTGTGGTGGCCACGCACGTCTTTAACTTCTTTGCCGAAGAGAGCAACCGCGACGTCATCGGCAAACTGCTGGAACAGGGCATCAAATGGCCTGCGCCGGTCGTTGTCAACGCCGAAGAGATCGACAGCCCGTTCGCGGGTAAAACGGTGGTGCTAACCGGTAGTCTCAGCCAGCTGTCACGTGATGATGCGAAAGCGCGTCTGGTGGCGCTGGGGGCAAAAGTGGCGGGCAGCGTGTCGAAGAAAACCGACCTGGTGATTGCCGGTGAAGCCGCTGGTTCAAAGCTGGCCAAAGCGCAGGAGCTCGGCATTGAGGTTATCGATGAAGCAGAAATGCTGCGCCTGTTAGGAGAGTAA
- a CDS encoding DUF3820 family protein, protein MEKEQLVEIANTEMPFGKYKGRRLIDLPEEYLLWFARKDEFPAGRLGELMAITLLIKTEGLTQLVQPLKRP, encoded by the coding sequence GTGGAGAAAGAGCAGCTCGTCGAGATCGCCAATACGGAAATGCCGTTTGGTAAATATAAGGGCCGCAGGCTGATTGATTTGCCGGAAGAGTATCTGCTGTGGTTTGCCCGGAAGGATGAATTCCCTGCCGGACGCCTGGGCGAGCTGATGGCTATCACGCTACTGATTAAAACCGAGGGGCTGACCCAGCTGGTTCAGCCCCTGAAACGTCCTTAA
- a CDS encoding bile acid:sodium symporter family protein, which yields MKLFRILDPFTLTLVVTVLLASFFPARGSFVPFFEGLTTAAIALLFFMHGAKLSREAIIAGGSHWRLHLWVMCSTFILFPILGVLFAWWAPVNVDPALYTGFLYLCILPATVQSAIAFTSLAGGNVAAAVCSASASSLLGIFVSPLLVGLLMNMHGAEGNLEQVGKICLQLLLPFVLGHLSRPWTGAFVAKHKKWISKTDQTSILLVVYSAFSEAVVNGIWHKVGAGSLLFIVVVSIVLLAIVIAVNVFVARKCGFSKADEITIVFCGSKKSLANGIPMANILFPTSVIGMMVLPLMIFHQIQLMVCAVLARRYKRQTEKLAQEETRAAKA from the coding sequence ATGAAACTATTTCGTATTCTTGATCCGTTTACACTCACCCTGGTCGTCACCGTGTTACTGGCCTCCTTCTTCCCCGCGCGCGGCAGCTTTGTACCGTTTTTTGAAGGGCTAACCACGGCGGCCATCGCACTGCTGTTCTTTATGCACGGCGCCAAACTCTCCCGCGAAGCCATTATCGCCGGCGGAAGCCACTGGCGACTGCACCTGTGGGTTATGTGCAGCACCTTTATTCTGTTCCCGATACTCGGCGTGCTGTTTGCGTGGTGGGCACCGGTCAATGTTGACCCGGCGCTCTATACCGGTTTCCTGTATCTCTGTATTTTGCCAGCCACCGTCCAGTCCGCCATTGCCTTTACTTCGCTGGCTGGCGGCAACGTCGCGGCTGCTGTCTGCTCGGCATCGGCATCCAGCCTGTTAGGGATTTTCGTCTCACCGTTGCTGGTTGGCCTGCTGATGAATATGCACGGTGCAGAAGGTAACCTGGAGCAAGTCGGGAAAATCTGTCTGCAGCTACTGCTGCCATTTGTCCTTGGCCATCTTTCTCGTCCGTGGACAGGGGCGTTTGTGGCGAAGCACAAGAAATGGATCTCAAAAACCGACCAGACGTCGATCCTGCTGGTGGTTTACTCCGCCTTCAGCGAAGCCGTGGTGAATGGTATCTGGCATAAGGTGGGCGCCGGCTCGCTGCTGTTTATCGTGGTGGTCAGTATCGTCCTGCTGGCGATTGTCATTGCGGTAAATGTCTTTGTGGCACGCAAGTGCGGCTTCAGCAAAGCAGATGAAATCACTATTGTGTTCTGCGGATCGAAGAAAAGTCTGGCAAACGGCATCCCGATGGCCAACATTCTGTTCCCGACCTCGGTGATTGGGATGATGGTGCTGCCGCTGATGATTTTCCATCAGATCCAGCTGATGGTCTGTGCGGTACTGGCGCGTCGTTACAAACGTCAGACGGAAAAGCTGGCGCAGGAAGAGACCCGCGCCGCGAAGGCTTAA
- a CDS encoding LysR family transcriptional regulator, producing MNYSLRQLRVFVTVAHARSFSRAGEIIGLSQSAVSHSVKELEIQTGVRLLDRTTREVVLTEAGQQLALRLERLLDELNSTLRDVGRLGQQLSGTVRVAASQTISAHLIPQCIAEGNQRYPDIDFVLHDRPQQWVLESIRQGDVDFGIVIDPGQVSDLECEIVLSEPFLLLCRDDDPLAMLPHVSWQSLQGANLVLQDYASGSRPLIDSALVTQGVKATIVQEIGHPATLFPMVEAGIGISVLPALALPLPQGSRLTVKRLVPAIERKLMLVRRKNRSLSGAAQAIWEVVRIQAQRLTEARIRDPLFNAAED from the coding sequence ATGAATTATTCACTCCGCCAGCTTCGCGTTTTTGTCACCGTGGCCCATGCCCGCAGCTTCAGCCGGGCAGGGGAGATCATTGGCCTGAGCCAGTCAGCGGTCAGCCACAGTGTGAAAGAGCTTGAGATCCAGACAGGCGTCCGGTTACTCGACCGGACCACGCGTGAAGTGGTATTAACCGAAGCCGGACAGCAGCTGGCCCTGCGCCTGGAGCGGTTACTGGATGAACTGAACAGTACGCTCAGGGACGTCGGGCGACTGGGACAGCAGCTTTCGGGCACCGTGCGGGTGGCGGCGAGCCAGACGATTTCGGCGCATCTTATTCCGCAGTGTATTGCTGAGGGTAATCAACGCTATCCGGATATCGATTTTGTGCTGCACGACAGGCCGCAACAGTGGGTGCTGGAGAGCATCCGCCAGGGCGATGTGGATTTTGGTATCGTCATCGATCCTGGTCAGGTCAGTGATCTGGAGTGTGAGATCGTTCTTTCCGAGCCTTTTTTGCTGCTCTGTCGGGACGACGATCCGTTGGCAATGTTACCCCATGTTAGCTGGCAGTCGCTGCAGGGAGCGAATCTGGTCTTGCAGGATTATGCATCGGGCAGCCGTCCGTTGATTGACTCAGCGCTGGTGACTCAGGGGGTAAAGGCAACCATCGTGCAGGAAATCGGTCACCCGGCCACGCTGTTTCCTATGGTGGAGGCAGGCATTGGGATCAGCGTATTACCCGCCCTGGCGCTTCCGTTGCCACAGGGGAGCCGACTGACCGTGAAGCGTCTCGTACCGGCTATCGAGCGCAAGCTGATGCTGGTTCGGCGAAAAAATCGTTCTCTTTCGGGGGCGGCGCAGGCTATCTGGGAAGTGGTGCGTATTCAGGCGCAAAGATTAACCGAAGCCCGTATACGCGACCCACTGTTTAATGCTGCAGAGGATTAG
- a CDS encoding FlxA-like family protein: MTTIQTSTHPIQTSNSGGSASSGNDIAAQISRITEQITKLTQQLKELPESAGSPEEKKKQQELIQAQLKVLQTQLAQLLRQQAEEAQKKQDQKQGKVEGVNNPSDQNQIDIYI, from the coding sequence ATGACGACCATTCAGACATCAACCCACCCTATTCAAACCAGTAACAGTGGAGGGAGTGCTTCCAGCGGCAATGATATTGCAGCCCAAATCAGCCGCATTACGGAGCAAATCACCAAACTGACTCAACAGCTAAAAGAGCTGCCAGAGAGTGCCGGCAGCCCGGAAGAGAAGAAAAAACAGCAGGAGCTCATCCAGGCACAGCTTAAAGTGCTGCAGACACAGCTTGCGCAGTTATTACGCCAGCAGGCAGAAGAGGCTCAGAAGAAACAGGATCAGAAGCAGGGCAAGGTGGAAGGGGTAAACAACCCATCAGATCAAAATCAGATCGATATCTACATCTAA
- a CDS encoding AEC family transporter translates to MLAGLLFNIARLQLPQTVSDILHILGSASLPLGLLAVGAGLDLKAARASHGAVLQSTFVKLLFVPLVTLLIGIGSGISGPVLATVVLFNALPCTPSAYIMSKLLGGDYRLSAGIISVQTVLAAVTIPAILFLTTLSPS, encoded by the coding sequence GTGCTTGCCGGGCTGCTCTTTAATATTGCGCGTTTGCAGTTACCACAGACTGTATCTGACATTTTGCATATCCTGGGGAGTGCTTCTCTGCCTCTGGGGCTACTGGCTGTTGGCGCAGGTCTGGACCTTAAAGCGGCCCGTGCCTCTCACGGCGCCGTGTTGCAGTCAACATTCGTTAAGCTGCTGTTTGTTCCGCTGGTGACATTGCTTATTGGCATAGGGTCAGGGATAAGCGGCCCTGTTCTGGCAACTGTCGTACTCTTTAACGCGCTTCCCTGCACACCCTCTGCCTACATCATGTCCAAACTGCTTGGTGGAGATTACCGCCTGTCAGCAGGCATTATTTCTGTCCAGACGGTATTAGCGGCGGTAACAATTCCGGCAATTCTGTTTCTGACCACATTGTCACCGAGCTAA
- a CDS encoding HD domain-containing protein, whose product MTLSERARRFATQAHREAGQKRKFTGEPYIVHPASVVKLLQSINPTEEMVAAAWLHDVVEDTGVTLETINALFGAEVGQYVEMLTDVRTRRTGGSRIERKNANLIHSAQANAAAQTIKLCDLIDNARDIVARDPIFAREYILEMKRLLSVLTAGDQNLYAQAHELCHEGLALLCKQQGSDAWFVESWAQYEQHTPLSSVTMWSETELPELLPPLIPSGQK is encoded by the coding sequence ATGACACTCAGTGAACGAGCCAGACGCTTTGCTACCCAAGCGCATCGTGAAGCCGGTCAAAAACGAAAGTTCACAGGCGAACCCTACATTGTCCACCCGGCATCCGTTGTCAAATTACTTCAAAGCATAAACCCAACCGAAGAAATGGTCGCAGCGGCATGGCTCCATGATGTCGTTGAAGATACTGGTGTCACCCTTGAAACCATCAATGCGTTGTTCGGCGCGGAGGTCGGACAATATGTTGAAATGCTTACAGATGTCAGGACCCGGCGAACGGGAGGCTCGCGTATTGAGCGCAAGAACGCCAATCTCATTCATAGCGCGCAGGCAAATGCCGCAGCGCAGACCATAAAGTTATGTGACCTTATTGATAATGCGCGAGATATTGTGGCACGGGATCCGATTTTTGCCCGTGAGTATATTTTAGAGATGAAGCGGTTGTTAAGCGTCCTGACAGCCGGAGATCAAAACTTGTATGCACAGGCCCATGAGTTATGTCATGAAGGGCTTGCCCTGCTGTGTAAGCAGCAGGGAAGCGATGCGTGGTTTGTAGAAAGTTGGGCGCAGTATGAACAGCACACACCCCTTAGCTCGGTGACAATGTGGTCAGAAACAGAATTGCCGGAATTGTTACCGCCGCTAATACCGTCTGGACAGAAATAA
- the gltX gene encoding glutamate--tRNA ligase — MKIKTRFAPSPTGYLHVGGARTALYSWLFARHNKGEFVLRIEDTDLERSTPEAIEAIMDGMNWLNLEWDEGPYFQTKRFDRYNAVIDEMLVAGTAYKCYCSKERLDALREEQMANGEKPRYDGRCRHDHSEHAADEPCVVRFANPQDGSVIFDDQIRGPIEFSNQELDDLIIRRTDGSPTYNFCVVVDDWDMEITHVVRGEDHINNTPRQINILKALNAPVPAYAHVSMINGDDGKKLSKRHGAVSVMQYRDDGYLPEALLNYLVRLGWAHGDQEIFSREEMINLFSLSSVSKSASAFNTDKLLWLNHHYINTMPPEYVATYLQWHIEQANIDTRTGPELADLVKLLGERCKTLKEIAESCRYFYEEFDEFDADAAKKHLRPVARQPLEVVRDKLAAITEWTAENVHHAIQATADELEVGMGKVGMPLRVAVTGAGQSPALDVTVHAIGKSRSVARINKALGFIAERENQQ; from the coding sequence ATGAAAATCAAAACTCGCTTCGCGCCCAGCCCGACAGGCTATCTGCACGTGGGTGGTGCACGTACTGCTCTCTATTCCTGGCTTTTTGCACGCCACAACAAAGGTGAGTTTGTGCTGCGTATCGAAGACACCGATCTCGAACGCTCCACGCCAGAAGCAATTGAAGCCATTATGGATGGGATGAACTGGCTGAATCTGGAGTGGGATGAAGGCCCTTACTTCCAGACCAAACGTTTTGACCGTTATAACGCAGTGATTGACGAGATGCTGGTCGCGGGTACGGCGTACAAGTGCTATTGCTCCAAAGAGCGTCTGGATGCGCTGCGTGAAGAGCAGATGGCGAACGGTGAAAAGCCGCGTTATGACGGCCGTTGCCGCCACGACCACAGTGAGCATGCCGCTGATGAGCCTTGCGTGGTGCGTTTTGCTAACCCGCAGGATGGCTCTGTTATTTTTGACGATCAGATCCGTGGCCCGATTGAATTCAGCAACCAGGAGCTGGACGATCTGATCATCCGCCGTACCGACGGTTCTCCAACCTATAACTTCTGTGTGGTGGTTGACGACTGGGATATGGAAATTACCCACGTTGTCCGTGGTGAAGACCATATCAACAACACCCCGCGCCAGATTAACATCCTGAAAGCGCTGAACGCCCCTGTGCCTGCCTACGCGCACGTCTCTATGATCAACGGTGACGACGGTAAAAAATTGTCTAAACGCCACGGTGCGGTAAGCGTGATGCAGTACCGCGACGATGGCTACCTGCCGGAAGCGCTGCTGAACTATCTGGTGCGTCTGGGCTGGGCTCACGGCGACCAGGAGATCTTCAGCCGTGAAGAGATGATCAATCTGTTCTCTCTGAGCTCTGTGAGCAAGTCGGCGAGCGCGTTCAACACCGACAAACTGCTGTGGCTGAACCACCATTACATCAATACCATGCCGCCAGAATATGTGGCGACATACCTGCAGTGGCATATTGAGCAGGCAAATATTGATACCCGCACCGGTCCGGAGCTGGCGGATCTGGTGAAACTGCTCGGCGAGCGTTGCAAAACGCTGAAAGAGATCGCTGAAAGCTGCCGCTACTTCTATGAAGAGTTTGATGAGTTCGACGCTGACGCGGCCAAAAAACACCTGCGTCCTGTTGCGCGTCAACCGCTGGAAGTGGTGCGTGACAAACTGGCCGCGATTACAGAATGGACCGCTGAAAATGTCCATCACGCGATTCAGGCAACCGCTGATGAACTGGAAGTGGGCATGGGTAAAGTCGGGATGCCATTGCGCGTAGCGGTGACCGGTGCGGGCCAGTCTCCGGCGCTGGATGTTACCGTTCACGCGATTGGTAAATCACGCAGCGTGGCGCGCATTAACAAGGCGCTGGGCTTTATCGCTGAACGCGAAAACCAGCAGTAA
- a CDS encoding YfeC-like transcriptional regulator, which translates to MKRLRSKMTTEELANSLGVARQTVNRWIRQQGWKTEGINGVKGGRARLIHIDARVKEHIMSLPAIRNRQAVYHLAEVTSLYGESASSNLLPQIVDTLENMTRLEQERLDALLKREGISGFLTRLGIAELHA; encoded by the coding sequence ATGAAAAGATTACGCAGTAAGATGACCACGGAAGAGCTGGCGAACAGTCTGGGCGTGGCCAGACAAACCGTTAACCGCTGGATCCGTCAGCAGGGCTGGAAAACGGAAGGGATCAACGGCGTAAAAGGCGGTCGGGCGCGGCTGATTCATATTGATGCTCGCGTGAAGGAGCACATTATGAGCCTCCCGGCCATTCGTAACCGTCAGGCGGTTTACCATCTGGCGGAAGTCACGTCCCTGTATGGCGAGTCAGCATCGTCGAATCTGCTTCCCCAGATCGTCGACACGCTGGAAAATATGACCCGGCTTGAACAGGAGCGTCTTGACGCGTTATTAAAACGCGAAGGTATAAGCGGTTTTCTGACGCGCCTTGGTATTGCAGAATTGCACGCATAA
- a CDS encoding YfeC-like transcriptional regulator has protein sequence MIKERMTPEELALLTGYSRQTINKWVRKEGWITSPKPGVQGGKARLVHVNEKVRDFIRSARRATETSDMPESALLNGSLHTLLLTLANEMTPEEQKQMTSLLLREGITGLLQRLGIRDHN, from the coding sequence ATGATCAAGGAACGTATGACGCCAGAGGAGTTGGCCCTTCTCACTGGCTATAGCCGACAGACCATCAATAAATGGGTACGCAAAGAGGGTTGGATTACATCGCCGAAACCAGGAGTACAGGGCGGGAAAGCGCGCCTGGTACATGTGAACGAGAAAGTGCGTGATTTTATCCGCAGCGCGCGCCGGGCAACGGAAACATCTGATATGCCAGAAAGCGCTTTGCTGAACGGTTCACTTCACACTTTACTCCTGACGCTGGCGAATGAAATGACGCCGGAAGAGCAAAAGCAGATGACATCATTGTTACTGCGGGAAGGGATTACCGGATTGTTGCAACGTTTAGGGATTCGCGACCATAACTGA
- a CDS encoding EAL domain-containing protein, with protein MNRKTYNNVKIFMIALALCLITVPFSRYISPRAIVNGHDVYLAWLPLSVMLAVILLFGRRAIIPILLSFTIANIFNINLAPLQYSVLLFCQTFSVFAACGVLRLVLGKRWRYCVPNKHIGLRIFWLGFMVPIGIKVSMYLAGYLFDFPVTISTFFGEGTAIYNIVDIQSLICAALIFTMMFYYPLRMIINPRYARIFWLRSVKPVFFHKKSLYIFIWLSLLIFILAILCAPFESPVIAGYLMPVIFILFTLGISRLSYALISLFWAASALLLLSYNYNFLTGVESGHSLSFILSVLISFAICLLYMSRIYQRSNWLKQGWQDRALTDPLTGLPNIRALEEFLHLHPDAKVCCLRMDNLEFLSRHYGILMRVHCKRRVTMSLQPLLHKDEKLFQLPGSELVAVLLGPETAERLQHMVDQLNSRKIYWNNTGLDIEFGASWGMVENGERLHHTLGQLSWLAEQSCGAHNVLALTNSLEAASGQTTDRVLMLARIKHALDAGQFHLYAQPIQKADGSGYYEILARMESEGEIITPDRFIPLIAQFNLSHRFDMCVLEKLLVWLRDNPATQAGARFSVNLMPLTLMQKEVATEISALFERYGIAPQAVVLEITEEQAFSNSGSSIKNLQQLRDHGFRIAIDDFGTGYANYERLRRLQADIIKIDGCFVKDICTDDMDAMIVQSICNLAKTKSLSVVAEYVETPEQRDMLLRFGVDYLQGYLIGKPTPLDALQA; from the coding sequence ATGAATAGAAAAACTTACAATAATGTAAAGATATTTATGATTGCTCTGGCACTGTGTCTGATTACAGTGCCATTTTCCCGTTATATTTCGCCACGGGCTATCGTAAATGGTCATGATGTTTATCTGGCATGGTTGCCGTTAAGCGTTATGCTGGCCGTGATCCTGTTATTTGGGCGTCGGGCGATCATTCCCATTCTGTTAAGTTTTACTATTGCTAATATATTCAATATTAATTTAGCACCACTACAATATTCAGTATTATTGTTCTGTCAGACGTTTTCAGTCTTTGCCGCCTGTGGCGTCCTCCGCCTTGTGCTGGGCAAGCGCTGGCGCTACTGCGTGCCGAACAAACACATCGGGCTGCGTATATTCTGGCTGGGCTTTATGGTGCCGATAGGCATTAAAGTGTCGATGTATCTGGCTGGTTATTTATTTGATTTTCCCGTTACTATCTCCACGTTCTTCGGCGAAGGCACCGCAATTTACAACATCGTTGATATTCAAAGCCTGATATGCGCGGCGTTGATTTTTACCATGATGTTCTATTATCCATTAAGAATGATAATTAATCCCCGCTATGCCAGGATCTTCTGGCTGCGGAGTGTGAAGCCGGTGTTTTTTCACAAAAAATCATTGTATATATTCATCTGGCTGTCGCTTTTAATTTTCATCCTTGCAATTTTATGTGCGCCTTTTGAGTCTCCTGTTATTGCAGGCTATTTGATGCCAGTGATTTTTATTCTCTTTACGTTAGGTATCAGTCGCCTCAGTTATGCGCTCATCTCTTTGTTCTGGGCGGCGTCCGCGCTTCTGCTGTTGAGCTATAACTACAACTTCCTCACAGGCGTGGAATCAGGACATTCACTCTCTTTCATCCTGTCCGTGCTTATCTCTTTCGCTATCTGTCTGCTTTACATGTCGCGGATCTACCAGCGAAGTAACTGGCTGAAGCAGGGCTGGCAGGACAGGGCGCTTACCGATCCGCTGACCGGTTTACCCAACATTCGCGCACTGGAGGAGTTTCTTCATCTCCATCCGGATGCGAAGGTCTGTTGTCTGCGGATGGACAACCTCGAGTTTTTAAGCCGCCACTACGGCATTCTCATGCGCGTGCATTGCAAACGCAGAGTGACCATGTCGCTGCAACCTCTGTTACACAAAGATGAGAAGCTCTTCCAGCTGCCTGGAAGCGAGCTGGTCGCGGTATTGCTGGGGCCAGAAACCGCTGAACGGCTGCAACATATGGTTGATCAGCTAAACAGTCGTAAAATTTACTGGAACAACACGGGTCTGGATATTGAATTCGGCGCGTCATGGGGAATGGTCGAAAACGGCGAGAGACTGCACCATACGCTGGGCCAACTCAGCTGGCTGGCCGAGCAGTCGTGCGGCGCGCACAACGTACTTGCGCTTACCAATAGTCTGGAAGCCGCGTCGGGACAAACCACCGATCGGGTATTGATGCTAGCGCGTATCAAACATGCCCTCGATGCCGGTCAGTTTCATTTATACGCCCAGCCTATCCAGAAAGCGGACGGTAGCGGCTACTACGAAATACTGGCGCGGATGGAAAGTGAGGGCGAGATTATCACGCCTGACCGTTTTATCCCGTTGATTGCCCAGTTTAACCTGAGCCATCGCTTTGATATGTGCGTACTGGAAAAATTACTGGTGTGGTTACGTGACAATCCTGCCACCCAGGCTGGCGCCCGTTTTTCTGTCAATCTGATGCCGCTGACGCTGATGCAAAAAGAGGTGGCGACCGAGATAAGCGCGTTGTTTGAACGCTATGGCATCGCACCTCAGGCTGTTGTTCTGGAGATCACCGAAGAGCAGGCATTCTCGAACTCAGGAAGCAGCATCAAAAATCTCCAGCAACTGCGGGATCACGGCTTCCGTATCGCGATTGATGACTTTGGCACCGGTTATGCCAACTACGAACGACTCAGACGCCTTCAGGCGGATATCATTAAAATTGATGGCTGTTTTGTTAAAGATATCTGTACCGATGACATGGACGCGATGATTGTGCAGTCGATTTGTAATCTGGCGAAAACAAAATCACTGAGTGTGGTGGCTGAGTATGTGGAGACGCCGGAGCAACGGGACATGCTGCTGCGCTTCGGAGTGGATTACCTGCAGGGATACCTGATAGGTAAACCGACGCCGCTTGACGCACTTCAGGCATAA